A single window of Oceanidesulfovibrio indonesiensis DNA harbors:
- a CDS encoding type II secretion system protein GspG has protein sequence MQSFVTKLLALGLSLGLIAGNAEDIERFYHEVTAQTLYVVSAMDMRNIGMMLDYEYVRTGRYPDKSRFEDWMRKTFKENQSRELALDVWGTPWEYSTSAKGKTFRLVSAGPDTLHGTDDDLVYTGP, from the coding sequence ATGCAATCGTTCGTAACAAAGCTCCTTGCCCTGGGCCTCTCTCTGGGACTCATCGCCGGCAATGCGGAGGACATCGAGCGCTTTTACCACGAAGTCACAGCCCAGACACTATACGTGGTGAGCGCAATGGATATGCGCAATATCGGTATGATGCTCGATTACGAATACGTCCGCACCGGCCGCTATCCGGATAAATCCCGCTTTGAGGACTGGATGCGCAAGACCTTCAAGGAAAACCAGTCCCGCGAACTTGCCCTGGATGTATGGGGAACGCCCTGGGAATACTCAACCTCGGCCAAAGGCAAGACCTTTCGGCTCGTCAGCGCAGGGCCGGACACCCTGCACGGCACCGATGATGATCTGGTCTACACGGGACCGTAA
- a CDS encoding type II secretion system F family protein: MPRFHCTSLDASGKERSEILSAASSADAADMIKKSGRFVLRVKPMADGKVAAAEAGSMTVWLNPARRKDLVLIFRQLAVLLDSGLGIVQAFNILERQTSRAGTKKMLQMVRLSVESGVPLSEAMSQHRVFTPYIINIVKAAEITGEMELALNSLADRLEASAAFKRQIITSMIYPGIVVITAGIVIGILALWVIPKFKPLLGERGRSLPFATQTIMDASNWIQSYWLHLFVGIVCLIVFIVVFRKTEEGGKIIDVVLLRIPLVGGVLRCGIVVNFSKNMAILFSSGVPLMDALHTVRGTLGNKAAVMVMDEIMEDVLEGHAISGPLLRNPRIFPNMVGEMVATGEETGELVKVLDLAADIYHKILESNIKRMNSMVEPLLILTLGSIVGFVFYGLISGMLAVYGL; the protein is encoded by the coding sequence ATGCCGCGTTTCCACTGCACTTCTCTCGATGCTTCGGGCAAGGAACGCAGCGAGATACTCTCCGCCGCCTCCTCTGCTGATGCCGCCGACATGATCAAAAAAAGCGGCCGCTTCGTTCTCAGGGTAAAGCCGATGGCCGACGGCAAGGTCGCAGCGGCCGAGGCCGGTTCGATGACAGTATGGCTGAACCCGGCCCGCCGGAAAGACCTCGTGCTTATTTTCCGGCAACTTGCCGTCCTGCTGGACTCGGGCCTCGGCATCGTCCAGGCCTTCAACATACTGGAACGGCAAACCTCAAGGGCCGGGACCAAGAAGATGCTGCAAATGGTGCGCCTCTCCGTAGAAAGCGGAGTGCCCCTTTCCGAGGCAATGTCCCAGCATCGCGTGTTCACGCCTTACATTATCAACATCGTAAAGGCTGCCGAAATCACTGGTGAAATGGAACTCGCCCTGAACAGCCTGGCGGACCGGCTTGAGGCGTCCGCAGCCTTCAAACGGCAGATCATCACGAGCATGATCTATCCCGGCATCGTGGTCATCACAGCGGGAATCGTCATCGGCATTCTTGCGCTCTGGGTCATCCCCAAGTTCAAGCCATTGTTGGGCGAACGGGGGCGTTCTCTGCCCTTCGCCACCCAGACTATTATGGACGCTTCCAACTGGATTCAGTCCTACTGGCTGCACCTGTTCGTCGGCATCGTCTGCCTGATCGTTTTCATCGTCGTATTCCGCAAAACCGAAGAAGGCGGGAAGATCATCGATGTAGTGCTGCTGCGCATCCCTCTCGTGGGCGGCGTGTTGCGCTGCGGCATTGTCGTAAATTTTTCAAAGAACATGGCGATCCTGTTCTCCAGCGGCGTGCCCCTTATGGATGCCCTGCATACCGTGCGCGGCACCCTGGGCAACAAAGCCGCAGTCATGGTCATGGATGAAATAATGGAGGACGTCCTCGAAGGCCATGCCATCTCCGGACCGCTGCTGCGAAATCCACGCATTTTCCCGAACATGGTGGGAGAGATGGTAGCCACCGGCGAGGAAACCGGAGAATTGGTCAAGGTGCTGGATCTCGCCGCCGACATCTATCACAAGATACTGGAATCAAACATCAAGCGAATGAACTCAATGGTCGAGCCCCTGCTCATACTGACACTTGGATCGATTGTCGGTTTTGTCTTCTACGGGCTCATCTCAGGAATGCTGGCCGTCTATGGCCTCTGA
- a CDS encoding GspE/PulE family protein — translation MPEHRAQLRAASGLHRGNGGAKGSSPLNDRQLGSAFVERGLITEEQLREALRIKVKENIPLGEALRRLGHVTEEDVARAIADCSGIPYINLDDVVIDPAAAKLLPPGVAERQAMVPLRLNEDNFEAAVDRPLSAQALKNIERRTRRCVVLHIASSGKIRDALARIYEKSMSAELDDGSAVEIVNDIILKALRLKASDIHLEPGEDTVRLRFRIDGVLQEIKRYSPDMLASLTSRIKVMAGLNIAERRSPQDGAIVFEDVHENFDLRVSTLPIVHGEKVVLRILAGYSNRLTIDQLGLSSEDYGKFSSIIRRPYGIICIVGPTGSGKSTTLCAALNTINHPDINITTVEDPVEYKINGVNQVQIRHNEKISFASALRSILRQDPDVIMVGETRDQETASISLRAALTGHLVFTTLHTNDAPGALPRLVDMGCEPFLVASSVSGILAQRLVRRLCQKCKERFTPDAAMLKSLGVTSANGDHPEAASWCRPVGCPSCFNTGYRGRTGVFELMLVNDEVRSEILRNGSTESIRRAALDQGMTTLRADAVNKAMQGATSVEEVLRVTVGD, via the coding sequence ATGCCTGAACACCGTGCCCAGCTGCGCGCAGCCTCCGGGCTTCACCGAGGCAATGGAGGCGCCAAGGGCTCCAGCCCGCTTAATGATCGTCAGCTCGGTTCAGCGTTCGTCGAACGGGGGCTGATTACCGAGGAACAGCTGCGAGAGGCCCTGCGCATCAAAGTCAAGGAAAACATTCCGCTTGGAGAGGCTCTGCGCCGGCTCGGCCATGTCACCGAGGAGGATGTGGCCCGGGCCATCGCCGACTGTTCCGGCATCCCCTACATCAACCTGGACGATGTCGTCATCGATCCGGCTGCTGCCAAGCTGCTGCCCCCCGGCGTGGCAGAGCGGCAGGCCATGGTCCCGTTGCGTCTGAACGAGGACAACTTCGAAGCAGCTGTGGACCGTCCTCTGTCGGCGCAGGCGCTCAAAAACATCGAACGCCGGACCAGACGTTGCGTTGTATTGCACATCGCTTCTTCCGGCAAGATCCGGGATGCCCTTGCCCGGATTTACGAAAAAAGCATGAGCGCCGAGTTGGACGACGGCTCAGCCGTGGAGATCGTCAACGACATCATACTCAAGGCACTGCGGCTCAAGGCCTCGGACATCCACCTCGAACCAGGCGAGGACACGGTGCGGCTGCGTTTCCGCATCGACGGCGTGCTCCAGGAGATCAAGCGTTACTCGCCAGACATGCTTGCCTCCCTGACCTCGCGCATCAAGGTCATGGCCGGACTGAACATTGCAGAGCGCCGCAGTCCACAGGACGGCGCCATCGTTTTCGAGGATGTCCACGAAAACTTCGACCTGCGCGTTTCCACCCTGCCCATCGTGCATGGCGAGAAAGTTGTGCTGCGCATACTCGCCGGCTATTCGAACAGGCTCACGATTGATCAGCTCGGACTCTCTTCCGAGGACTACGGAAAATTCAGCTCCATCATCAGGAGACCCTACGGCATCATCTGCATCGTGGGCCCCACCGGCTCGGGCAAATCCACTACCCTGTGCGCAGCGCTCAACACCATCAATCACCCGGACATCAACATCACTACGGTCGAAGATCCCGTCGAATACAAAATCAACGGCGTGAATCAGGTGCAAATCCGGCATAATGAGAAGATTTCCTTTGCCAGCGCGCTGCGCTCCATCCTGCGCCAGGATCCGGACGTTATCATGGTCGGCGAGACCAGGGACCAGGAGACTGCGAGCATCTCGCTTCGTGCGGCCCTCACCGGACACCTGGTCTTCACCACCCTGCACACCAACGACGCCCCTGGGGCTCTGCCGCGCCTCGTGGACATGGGCTGCGAGCCGTTTCTCGTAGCTTCCTCGGTCTCCGGCATCCTGGCCCAAAGGCTGGTGCGGCGGCTATGCCAAAAATGCAAGGAACGCTTCACACCGGACGCCGCCATGCTTAAAAGCCTGGGCGTTACATCCGCGAACGGGGACCACCCGGAAGCGGCCTCCTGGTGCAGACCTGTGGGATGCCCCTCCTGTTTCAACACCGGTTATCGCGGACGGACCGGAGTTTTCGAACTGATGCTCGTAAATGACGAAGTACGCTCCGAAATCCTGCGAAACGGTTCCACAGAATCCATCCGCCGCGCAGCCCTCGACCAGGGCATGACGACACTGCGCGCGGACGCCGTGAACAAGGCCATGCAGGGCGCCACATCAGTGGAAGAAGTGCTCCGTGTGACCGTGGGGGACTAA
- a CDS encoding type II secretion system protein, giving the protein MTLMELIIVIGILGVLTAMVLPISAGMDNHAKREKTLALFEALRFAVLGAPNSFDDRGDRVIGGYVGDFGKLPDLYVFNWDSGSSGFVHPNDGSDYPMQTNNNGTDVKVAWGDAPGDDAAMPVGLWETSLKTEGVTENGGFVEIVEAANWNGPYVVLPVDNYANDDDLFEFKPSPSGAAEKQNNRRFLLRQGRKNRLLDGWGSALVVYRAGKDRNNDGYGDDLYAISAGPDRQIDFSFDPEDPLRDASGNVLSANADNIILKIAATEWRLDDQKIASTRRVLDALKTGVAGRSGTITDGVLQPNGFIADIGTLEPLAGSVVKHGSGVYSCLLRHESTTGNAPGISASHWNLISPDTSGYAFAPTWKEGRKYYAPQPELLYINYDYVLHDGVHYRCAADSCSGAPSAASTNWIADNGFADQPWVQTYVSTRDYTSQVLPAWEFNSTVGLGAGWRGPYAPLGSEILTDAWGNAVNFAVDLGGDTAGQPKELRIFSPGPDGAADEGDVFNATLAGNQDNVFVSIFRNEYEMPVVVDIEGSSGSGWGDVTISDNDFVELVRVENGLLRSRHVAASSDGASWRVSFTGAQEDWNDIPSENLSHYADWGLSTVDTTPPDNAPWLSIGSCFVFLRDDSYTTDNATYHACPSRSESRDGSDMQGPPGYAAHVIIHPGTSPRVSLGPKP; this is encoded by the coding sequence ATGACTCTCATGGAGCTCATAATAGTCATTGGCATTCTGGGCGTCCTCACAGCTATGGTCCTGCCCATAAGCGCAGGCATGGACAACCACGCGAAACGTGAAAAGACTCTCGCGCTCTTCGAGGCTCTGCGCTTCGCCGTACTGGGAGCACCCAACAGTTTCGACGACCGGGGCGACCGCGTTATTGGCGGATACGTGGGGGATTTCGGCAAACTGCCCGATCTTTACGTTTTCAACTGGGACAGCGGCTCTTCCGGGTTCGTGCATCCCAATGACGGCTCCGACTACCCCATGCAGACGAACAACAACGGAACCGACGTCAAGGTTGCCTGGGGCGATGCGCCAGGCGATGACGCAGCCATGCCCGTGGGGCTCTGGGAAACCTCGCTGAAAACCGAAGGCGTGACGGAAAACGGCGGCTTCGTTGAAATCGTGGAGGCCGCGAATTGGAACGGCCCGTATGTGGTCCTGCCCGTGGACAATTACGCCAACGATGACGACCTGTTCGAGTTTAAACCATCTCCCTCCGGCGCAGCAGAAAAGCAGAACAACCGGCGTTTTCTGCTGCGCCAGGGTCGAAAGAACCGCCTTCTGGACGGCTGGGGGTCGGCCCTGGTCGTGTACCGGGCAGGCAAGGACCGGAACAACGACGGGTATGGCGACGATCTGTATGCCATCAGCGCAGGCCCTGACCGGCAGATCGACTTTTCCTTCGACCCCGAGGATCCCCTGCGGGATGCAAGCGGGAACGTGCTCTCCGCCAACGCAGACAACATCATTCTCAAAATTGCGGCAACTGAATGGCGGCTGGACGACCAGAAAATCGCCTCCACGCGCCGGGTTCTGGACGCTTTGAAAACCGGTGTCGCAGGCAGATCAGGCACGATCACGGACGGCGTGCTGCAACCAAACGGATTCATCGCCGACATCGGCACCCTGGAGCCCCTTGCAGGATCCGTGGTCAAACACGGCAGCGGGGTCTACTCCTGCCTCCTGAGACACGAGTCCACCACGGGCAACGCTCCCGGCATTTCGGCCAGCCACTGGAACCTCATCAGTCCGGATACGAGCGGATACGCCTTCGCACCAACCTGGAAGGAAGGTCGCAAATACTACGCCCCCCAACCTGAACTACTCTATATCAATTACGATTACGTGCTCCATGACGGCGTGCACTACCGCTGCGCCGCGGATTCCTGCTCGGGCGCGCCTTCAGCTGCCAGCACGAACTGGATCGCGGACAACGGCTTTGCGGACCAACCCTGGGTTCAGACGTACGTCTCCACGCGCGATTATACATCGCAGGTACTGCCGGCCTGGGAGTTCAACTCCACCGTGGGGCTGGGCGCCGGTTGGCGCGGCCCATACGCGCCACTCGGCTCCGAAATACTCACCGATGCCTGGGGCAACGCTGTGAATTTCGCCGTCGATCTGGGCGGCGACACGGCGGGTCAGCCTAAGGAACTGCGAATCTTCAGCCCTGGACCGGACGGCGCTGCGGATGAAGGCGACGTTTTCAATGCAACACTCGCCGGCAATCAAGACAACGTTTTCGTGAGTATTTTCCGTAACGAATACGAGATGCCTGTGGTTGTCGACATCGAGGGTTCCTCCGGCTCGGGCTGGGGCGACGTGACGATATCGGACAATGATTTTGTTGAGCTCGTCCGAGTGGAAAACGGACTGCTGCGCTCCCGGCACGTGGCGGCATCTTCTGACGGGGCTTCCTGGCGCGTTTCGTTCACCGGTGCGCAGGAAGACTGGAACGACATCCCATCAGAAAACCTCTCGCATTATGCCGACTGGGGACTCTCCACAGTTGACACCACGCCCCCGGACAATGCGCCCTGGCTTTCTATCGGGTCCTGTTTCGTCTTTCTTCGGGACGACAGCTATACGACAGACAACGCTACATATCACGCCTGCCCGTCCAGGAGCGAAAGCCGGGACGGCAGCGACATGCAGGGGCCTCCAGGATATGCCGCCCATGTAATTATCCATCCCGGCACGTCCCCGCGTGTTTCCCTGGGCCCCAAACCCTGA
- a CDS encoding SurA N-terminal domain-containing protein, translated as MQYTLFLSILCFALTLAVPDVAICSEAIPSDAEIIAAQDNSTLLEVNGEAVPRWMFDNALRDVLRKDDAASEESGSSSLAQHQRDVLDNLVAMKLLEQQARRQGLTVELSGGALRATIIRNGYKKQEDFRQALAKAGMTEQQYSEIWSQQASVNRLVAEKIVASVDVAEDQVLARYELDKEKYPGASFQDVSEQLHTILLEEKRRDAFDSYLARLIDAADVRVADPHLKAIYERR; from the coding sequence GTGCAATACACTCTCTTTCTTTCAATTCTCTGCTTCGCCTTGACCCTTGCCGTTCCCGACGTTGCGATATGTTCCGAAGCCATTCCGTCCGACGCCGAAATCATCGCCGCCCAGGACAACTCCACGCTGCTGGAGGTGAACGGCGAGGCGGTGCCGCGCTGGATGTTCGACAATGCACTTCGTGACGTGCTCCGCAAGGACGACGCGGCGTCGGAAGAATCCGGCAGCAGCTCATTGGCCCAACACCAGCGGGACGTGCTCGACAACCTCGTGGCCATGAAGCTGCTGGAGCAACAAGCACGGCGCCAGGGGCTCACAGTCGAGTTATCCGGGGGCGCGCTGCGCGCCACCATCATCCGCAACGGCTACAAAAAACAGGAAGATTTTCGGCAGGCATTGGCAAAAGCCGGCATGACGGAGCAACAATACTCGGAGATATGGAGTCAACAAGCCTCGGTCAACCGACTCGTGGCCGAGAAAATCGTCGCATCAGTCGACGTTGCCGAGGACCAGGTACTCGCCAGGTACGAGCTGGACAAGGAAAAGTACCCCGGCGCATCGTTTCAGGACGTCAGCGAACAGCTCCACACCATACTCCTGGAAGAAAAACGACGTGACGCCTTCGACAGCTACCTGGCCAGGCTGATCGACGCTGCCGATGTACGCGTCGCCGATCCACACCTGAAGGCCATCTATGAACGTCGCTGA